The Quercus robur chromosome 3, dhQueRobu3.1, whole genome shotgun sequence DNA segment GGACCCGATGCTCCTATTACTTTTGAAAGCAGAGTTAGAGGGACTTATATGGCTCATGCTTATGATTTTTACAAGCCAAACCTTGCTAGTGAATATTCGGTAATTTTCTCCAATTCCATTTTACACGGCCTTTTTCAACAGATACTGTTGCCATTGGCATTATGTTTTgccaatttgaaatttttttaaccttttcaTTTTCCTGATTGTACTGTACTactatttctttaattttttgttgcaaattttttattataggcATTTGAATTTGGCTGTCATTTGCATGGTATTCAATCAAGAAGATTCAATATCCGGTGATCAAGTTGCTTGTGGTAGACTCCCATTAATTAATATCATTGTAGGTTGTTGATGGCAAGCTTTCTTAAACATGCTAGCTATCTCATGGCTCTTGATTCTTGCTACAAACAATTGTGTAATAGTAGGATTCTATGGAAGTCTTGAAACCTTAACTATGTTCTAATTTTCTGATAGGGCTTTTGTAGGAATTAATTTAGTGGTTAATCATTTTACTTGCCATTAATGGAGATGATATTCTTTGTAGGAactattttaatgaaatgaaaatCACACAGAAGTTCTGCTTTTATTGTGTGCTGTT contains these protein-coding regions:
- the LOC126716442 gene encoding hydroxymethylglutaryl-CoA synthase-like → MIYTNTKTKCRPLFLASNLHASVGFGVGTAMIVVYAEGPAQPIGGVAAIAILIGPDAPITFESRVRGTYMAHAYDFYKPNLASEYSAFEFGCHLHGIQSRRFNIR